The following nucleotide sequence is from Sulfurospirillum arsenophilum NBRC 109478.
AAACAGCTATGGTCGTTACACTTCCATACAAAAATGGTCTCACTGTTGAAGGCATGGAAAAATATTATGATGATATTAACTTCTCTGACTGGACAAACAGTATTTCTAAAACACCGATGATCAAAGCACAACACCCTGATTGGGAGCTTTGGAGAACAGGTATTCATGGACAAAAAGGCGTTTCATGTGCTGATTGTCACATGCCTTATACTCAAGAAGGCGCTGTTAAGTACTCAGATCACCAAGTTCAAAGTCCTCTTAAAACTATGGATAAAAGTTGTATGAACTGCCATAGAGAGAGTGAAGAGAAACTTAAAGGCATCGTACATCAAAAAATGGAGCGTAAAGACTTCTTGATGGACATCGCGTTTGATAACATTGGTAAAGCACACATCGAGACTGGCCGTGCGATCGAAGCGGGTGCTAGTGATGCTGAACTTAAAGAGATCAGAACACTCATTCGTCATGCTCAATGGAGAGGCGATATGGCTATTGCAGGTCATGGTGCATTCTTCCACGCTCCTGAAGAGGTCTTAAGACTTTTAGGTTCAGCGAATGACCAAGCACAACAAGCACGTATTAAACTTGTTAGTATTCTTGCAAAACATGGTGTTATGGACTACGTAGCTCCTGAGTTTGACACTAAAGACAAAGCGCAAAAAATTGCAAAAGTCGATATGCCAGCTTTAATTGCTGAGAAGTTGAAATTTAAAGAGACTTTAGAGAAAGAGTGGAAAAAAGAGGCAGCTGCTAAAGGCAGACTTGCTCCAAATTCTGTCGCTCTTGATCCAGCAGTGGACAGCAAATCTTCTTACTTCGATAAAAATAAAAAGTAAGGTTTTAAAACAGGAGGGAGGTCGATCTCTCTCCTGCCTTATGATATACTAAAACTTCCAAAGGCACTTTTAGTGTGTCACATTATCTTCAAGGACAAACGTGTTGCTCAAAGTTTTTGGCTCCTACAAGACAACGCTTACGATTCTTTTCATTTTAGCTGTAGGTGCCGCAGTAGCAACATTTGTCGAAAATGACTTTGGCACAGCGGTAGCGCGCCATTATGTTTATAACGCCATTTGGTACGAAATGC
It contains:
- the nrfA gene encoding ammonia-forming cytochrome c nitrite reductase; protein product: MMKFKLLLVGSLVAIGAMALLAGNITEREKQRVELAKAPSEAGIEGKAKSEEWAKYYPRQFDSWKKTKESDNLDDMLAKKPYLAVAWAGYPFSKDYNAPRGHYYAVQDNINSLRTGAPTDAKTGPLPTACWTCKSPDVPRLIEEDGELEYYTGKWAKYGAQVVNSVGCATCHDDKTAQLSVRVPHLNRGLAAAGLKSFEESTHQEKRSLVCAQCHVEYYFQKTEWKDAKGDAKTAMVVTLPYKNGLTVEGMEKYYDDINFSDWTNSISKTPMIKAQHPDWELWRTGIHGQKGVSCADCHMPYTQEGAVKYSDHQVQSPLKTMDKSCMNCHRESEEKLKGIVHQKMERKDFLMDIAFDNIGKAHIETGRAIEAGASDAELKEIRTLIRHAQWRGDMAIAGHGAFFHAPEEVLRLLGSANDQAQQARIKLVSILAKHGVMDYVAPEFDTKDKAQKIAKVDMPALIAEKLKFKETLEKEWKKEAAAKGRLAPNSVALDPAVDSKSSYFDKNKK